Proteins from a single region of Hordeum vulgare subsp. vulgare chromosome 6H, MorexV3_pseudomolecules_assembly, whole genome shotgun sequence:
- the LOC123402712 gene encoding transcription termination factor MTERF4, chloroplastic isoform X1 gives MRPTTEELYPHSGAAHERKAPQTPQPPLSPRRAAAAMLPLARAALRRLGPAAAGDGSLPARLLLLAPLASKPSSSTPPEYQMPSVTWGVIQGRRERLVSRVLALDFLRSAGVTDPAGELEAVELPSSLDVLQERLDFLLRLGLSTDDLSAYPFLLACSLRKNVIPVLSYLEKLGVTRARLAAFVRAYPACLHASVAVDLAPIVKALRGLDVDRQDIPRVLERYPDVLGLKPDGTISTSVAYLVGILGVAPRDIGPMVTHYPFFLSMRVGTTIKPFCDYITSLGLPMRILARIIEKRPYILGYDLEETVKPNVEALLSFGIRKEVLPLMIAQYPSILGLPLKVKLAAQQYFFNLKLKIDPDGFARAVEKLPQLVSLHQNVILKPVEFLRGRGITDDDIGRMLIRCPQILLLRNELMKNSFYFFKSELKRPISELLEYPEYFTYSLESRIKPRYMRVASKGIRCSLDWFLNCSDQRFEERMRGDFIEGDAPGPSFTMGGKLQMPGNQIVSDDDNEDSDDEVLYRRTVML, from the exons ATGCGGCCCACAACAGAAGAACTATACCCCCATTCCGGCGCGGCCCATGAGAGGAAAGCACCGCAAACCCCACAGCCGCCACTCTCTCCCCGGCGCGCCGCCGCAGCCATGCTCCCGCTCGCCCGCGCGGCCCTCCGCCGCCTCGGCCCCGCGGCCGCGGGGGACGGCTCGCTCCccgcccgcctcctcctcctcgcgccgctCGCCTCCAAGCCGTCGTCGTCCACGCCGCCGGAGTACCAGATGCCGTCGGTGACGTGGGGCGTGATCCAGGGCCGCAGGGAGCGGCTCGTGTCCCGCGTGCTCGCCCTCGACTTCCTCCGCTCGGCCGGCGTCACCGACCCCGCGGGCGAGCTCGAGGCCGTCGAGCTCCCCTCCTCCCTCGACGTGCTGCAGGAGCGCCTCGACTTCCTCCTCCGCCTCGGCCTCTCCACCGACGACCTCTCCGCCTACCCGTTCCTCCTCGCCTGCTCCCTCCGCAAGAACGTCATCCCCGTCCTCTCCTACCTCGAGAAGCTCGGGGTCACGCGCGCCCGCCTCGCCGCCTTCGTCCGCGCCTACCCGGCCTGCCTCCACGCCTCCGTCGCCGTCGACCTCGCCCCCATCGTCAAGGCGCTCCGCGGCCTCGACGTCGACCGCCAGGACATCCCCCGCGTCCTCGAGCGCTACCCCGACGTCCTCGGCCTCAAGCCCGACGGCACCATCAGCACCTCCGTCGCCTACCTCGTCGGCATCCTCGGCGTCGCGCCGCGTGACATTGGCCCCATGGTGACGCACTATCCCTTCTTCCTTAGCATGCGTGTTGGCACCACGATCAAGCCCTTCTGCGATTACATCACATCTCTGGGGCTGCCGATGAGGATTCTCGCGAGGATTATTGAGAAGCGGCCATACATTCTTGGATATGATCTTGAGGAGACGGTCAAACCAAATGTCGAGGCATTACTCAGCTTCGGCATTCGGAAGGAGGTGCTGCCACTCATGATTGCGCAGTACCCATCCATCCTTGGGTTGCCTCTGAAGGTGAAGCTAGCGGCACAGCAGTACTTCTTCAACTTGAAGCTCAAAATTGACCCTGATGGGTTCGCTCGCGCTGTTGAGAAGTTGCCACAGCTTGTGAGCTTGCATCAGAATGTGATACTTAAGCCTGTGGAGTTCCTTCGCGGACGGGGAATCACCGATGATGATATTGGGCGCATGTTGATCCGGTGCCCACAGATTCTTTTGCTGCGGAATGAGCTCATGAAGAACAGTTTTTACTTCTTCAAGAGCGAGCTGAAGCGGCCAATAAGTGAACTTCTGGAGTACCCAGAGTATTTTACATACAGCTTGGAGTCAAGGATCAAGCCTAGGTACATGAGAGTGGCAAGCAAGGGGATTAGATGTAGCTTGGATTGGTTTCTGAACTGCAGCGACCAGAGGTTTGAGGAAAGGATGCGAGGGGATTTCATTGAAGGGGATGCACCAGGACCTTCGTTTACAATGGGTGGGAAGCTTCAGATGCCTGGTAACCAGATAGTGTctgatgatgataatgaggatagTGACGATGAGGTCCTATATAGGCGGACGGTTATGCTCTA A
- the LOC123402712 gene encoding transcription termination factor MTERF4, chloroplastic isoform X2 has product MLPLARAALRRLGPAAAGDGSLPARLLLLAPLASKPSSSTPPEYQMPSVTWGVIQGRRERLVSRVLALDFLRSAGVTDPAGELEAVELPSSLDVLQERLDFLLRLGLSTDDLSAYPFLLACSLRKNVIPVLSYLEKLGVTRARLAAFVRAYPACLHASVAVDLAPIVKALRGLDVDRQDIPRVLERYPDVLGLKPDGTISTSVAYLVGILGVAPRDIGPMVTHYPFFLSMRVGTTIKPFCDYITSLGLPMRILARIIEKRPYILGYDLEETVKPNVEALLSFGIRKEVLPLMIAQYPSILGLPLKVKLAAQQYFFNLKLKIDPDGFARAVEKLPQLVSLHQNVILKPVEFLRGRGITDDDIGRMLIRCPQILLLRNELMKNSFYFFKSELKRPISELLEYPEYFTYSLESRIKPRYMRVASKGIRCSLDWFLNCSDQRFEERMRGDFIEGDAPGPSFTMGGKLQMPGNQIVSDDDNEDSDDEVLYRRTVML; this is encoded by the exons ATGCTCCCGCTCGCCCGCGCGGCCCTCCGCCGCCTCGGCCCCGCGGCCGCGGGGGACGGCTCGCTCCccgcccgcctcctcctcctcgcgccgctCGCCTCCAAGCCGTCGTCGTCCACGCCGCCGGAGTACCAGATGCCGTCGGTGACGTGGGGCGTGATCCAGGGCCGCAGGGAGCGGCTCGTGTCCCGCGTGCTCGCCCTCGACTTCCTCCGCTCGGCCGGCGTCACCGACCCCGCGGGCGAGCTCGAGGCCGTCGAGCTCCCCTCCTCCCTCGACGTGCTGCAGGAGCGCCTCGACTTCCTCCTCCGCCTCGGCCTCTCCACCGACGACCTCTCCGCCTACCCGTTCCTCCTCGCCTGCTCCCTCCGCAAGAACGTCATCCCCGTCCTCTCCTACCTCGAGAAGCTCGGGGTCACGCGCGCCCGCCTCGCCGCCTTCGTCCGCGCCTACCCGGCCTGCCTCCACGCCTCCGTCGCCGTCGACCTCGCCCCCATCGTCAAGGCGCTCCGCGGCCTCGACGTCGACCGCCAGGACATCCCCCGCGTCCTCGAGCGCTACCCCGACGTCCTCGGCCTCAAGCCCGACGGCACCATCAGCACCTCCGTCGCCTACCTCGTCGGCATCCTCGGCGTCGCGCCGCGTGACATTGGCCCCATGGTGACGCACTATCCCTTCTTCCTTAGCATGCGTGTTGGCACCACGATCAAGCCCTTCTGCGATTACATCACATCTCTGGGGCTGCCGATGAGGATTCTCGCGAGGATTATTGAGAAGCGGCCATACATTCTTGGATATGATCTTGAGGAGACGGTCAAACCAAATGTCGAGGCATTACTCAGCTTCGGCATTCGGAAGGAGGTGCTGCCACTCATGATTGCGCAGTACCCATCCATCCTTGGGTTGCCTCTGAAGGTGAAGCTAGCGGCACAGCAGTACTTCTTCAACTTGAAGCTCAAAATTGACCCTGATGGGTTCGCTCGCGCTGTTGAGAAGTTGCCACAGCTTGTGAGCTTGCATCAGAATGTGATACTTAAGCCTGTGGAGTTCCTTCGCGGACGGGGAATCACCGATGATGATATTGGGCGCATGTTGATCCGGTGCCCACAGATTCTTTTGCTGCGGAATGAGCTCATGAAGAACAGTTTTTACTTCTTCAAGAGCGAGCTGAAGCGGCCAATAAGTGAACTTCTGGAGTACCCAGAGTATTTTACATACAGCTTGGAGTCAAGGATCAAGCCTAGGTACATGAGAGTGGCAAGCAAGGGGATTAGATGTAGCTTGGATTGGTTTCTGAACTGCAGCGACCAGAGGTTTGAGGAAAGGATGCGAGGGGATTTCATTGAAGGGGATGCACCAGGACCTTCGTTTACAATGGGTGGGAAGCTTCAGATGCCTGGTAACCAGATAGTGTctgatgatgataatgaggatagTGACGATGAGGTCCTATATAGGCGGACGGTTATGCTCTA A
- the LOC123405773 gene encoding vegetative cell wall protein gp1-like: MCFLIFARASRHPLAPYSRPRWSPPPRPTYSPRPPVPSARPACPAPRVPRLLAPHLALPSRAARSPRTSLSPPTPPARPAHCSRLVHASSCPSCSSPRLVCPHLRTASTGVASSPSRSGPRHLRPPPPASPPGPAIAAHGTFAHLLRAEEEMATKRSMATLGDKDLRGKKTFRHAYLNVLSDDVQNITDDNRIRASVSSIKSSWKRVPRSSWTTIWFIIQPRDIKYETEAKGVYAYGAS; this comes from the exons ATGTGCTTCTTAATCT TCGCCCGCGCTAGTCGCCACCCCCTCGCCCCATACAGTCGCCCGCGCTGGTCGCCACCCCCTCGCCCCACATACTCGCCCCGCCCGCCCGTGCCGTCCGCTCGCCCCGCTTGCCCCGCACCCCGCGTGCCCCGCCTGCTCGCCCCGCACCTCGCTCTCCCCTCCCGTGCCGCCCGCTCGCCCCGCACCTCGCTCTCCCCTCCGACGCCGCCCGCTCGCCCCGCACACTGCTCGCGGCTGGTGCACGCCTCCTCGTGCCCCAGCTGCAGCAGCCCGCGGCTCGTCTGCCCTCACCTCCGGACAGCCTCCACCGGCGTCGCCTCCTCGCCCAGCCGCAGCGGCCCGCGACACCTTCGCCCTCCTCCACCGGCATCTCCTCCTGGCCCAGCCATAGCGGCCCACGGCACCTTCGCCCACCTCCTCCGGGCCGAGGAGGAAATGGCGACCAAGAGGAGCATGGCCACCCTGGGTGATAAAGACCTCAGGGGGAAGAAGACGTTTCGGCATGCCTATCTGAATGTTCTGTCGGACGACGTCCAGAACATCACTGACGACAACCGCATCCGCGCCTCCGTGTCGTCCATCAAGTCCTCATGGAAAAGGGTTCCAAGGTCGTCCTGGACAACTATCTG